In a genomic window of Paramicrobacterium chengjingii:
- a CDS encoding TetR/AcrR family transcriptional regulator, with amino-acid sequence MSAVRSHNAVPEPRDDSSGGNAQRALRADAEHNRERILVAARELVRRDGIDVPLATIARRAGVGVATLYRRFPTRNDLIAAVYAEQRQRCIDVLHASMRDPDAWRGLCSLISTVCSIQAVDQGFNGILATQLPDAIDAKHDDYLFALDSLDQLVSAAHAQRRLRLGVTGTDVLLIVLANSAVVGGDRRRSLAASRRLVAHLLAGIGAPETLVSLPTEDIVLDDLVRERLG; translated from the coding sequence ATGTCGGCAGTACGCTCTCACAACGCTGTTCCAGAACCTCGTGACGACTCTTCAGGCGGCAATGCTCAGCGGGCGCTTCGTGCAGACGCCGAGCACAATAGGGAACGCATCCTCGTCGCCGCCCGTGAGCTCGTCAGGCGCGACGGCATCGACGTGCCGCTCGCGACGATCGCCCGACGAGCTGGTGTCGGCGTGGCAACTCTCTATCGGCGCTTTCCGACACGAAACGACCTGATCGCCGCGGTGTATGCTGAGCAACGACAGCGGTGCATCGATGTGTTGCACGCGAGCATGAGGGATCCCGATGCCTGGCGAGGGTTGTGCTCGCTGATTTCGACGGTGTGCAGCATTCAGGCAGTGGATCAGGGCTTCAACGGCATCCTGGCCACCCAATTGCCCGATGCGATCGATGCCAAACACGATGATTACCTGTTCGCTCTCGACTCTCTTGATCAGCTGGTGTCGGCGGCACATGCGCAACGACGCTTGCGCCTTGGGGTGACCGGCACCGACGTCCTGCTCATTGTGCTGGCGAACAGCGCGGTCGTGGGCGGAGATCGGCGTCGTTCCCTCGCCGCGTCGCGGCGCCTCGTTGCCCATCTTCTGGCAGGCATCGGAGCACCCGAGACGCTCGTGTCGCTTCCCACGGAAGACATCGTGCTTGACGATCTCGTTCGTGAGCGACTGGGATGA
- a CDS encoding alpha/beta fold hydrolase: MGYITVGSENSTSIDLYYEDQGTGQAVVLIHGYPLDGHSWERQTRELLAAGYRVITYDRRGFGQSSKVGTGYDYDTFAADLNTVLETLDLRDVILVGFSMGTGELARYVSRYGHERVAKLAFLASLEPFLVARDDNEGGVPQEVFDGIVAQAKGDRYAWYTNFFSDFYNLDDNLGSRISQEVVTGSWNTAAASAPVAAYAVVPAWIEDFRGDIEAVRSSGIPTLILHGTADNILPIDATARRFRQLLPDAEYVEVEGAPHGLLWTHADDVNAALLPFVGK; encoded by the coding sequence ATGGGTTACATCACCGTCGGATCCGAGAACAGCACCTCGATCGACCTGTACTACGAAGATCAGGGCACAGGGCAAGCCGTTGTTTTGATTCACGGCTACCCCCTCGACGGGCACAGCTGGGAGCGCCAGACGCGTGAGCTGCTTGCCGCAGGCTACCGCGTGATCACGTATGACCGTCGCGGCTTCGGACAGTCGAGCAAGGTTGGCACCGGCTACGACTACGACACTTTCGCGGCTGACCTCAACACGGTTCTCGAGACCCTTGACCTGCGCGACGTGATCCTCGTCGGCTTCTCCATGGGCACGGGCGAACTCGCTCGCTACGTCTCGCGCTACGGCCACGAGCGCGTGGCGAAGCTCGCGTTCCTCGCATCTCTCGAGCCGTTCCTTGTCGCTCGAGACGACAACGAAGGCGGAGTTCCGCAGGAGGTCTTCGACGGCATCGTCGCGCAGGCGAAGGGCGACAGGTACGCCTGGTACACCAACTTCTTCTCCGACTTCTATAACCTCGACGACAACCTCGGCTCGCGCATCAGCCAGGAGGTCGTCACGGGCAGCTGGAACACGGCAGCGGCCAGTGCGCCCGTTGCTGCATATGCAGTGGTCCCCGCATGGATCGAAGACTTCAGAGGCGACATCGAGGCTGTTCGATCCAGTGGTATACCAACGCTCATACTGCACGGCACCGCCGACAACATCCTGCCCATCGACGCCACGGCACGACGTTTCCGCCAGCTGCTTCCCGACGCGGAGTATGTCGAGGTCGAGGGCGCACCGCACGGTCTGCTCTGGACCCATGCGGACGACGTGAATGCGGCGCTCCTGCCCTTCGTCGGCAAATAG
- a CDS encoding ABC transporter ATP-binding protein, with protein sequence MNSLVINLSDVSFSRNGNRILSDISFDVRAGEHWALLGPNGAGKSTMLGFCGARTHPTSGVVEILGERLGRVDMQELRRGIGHVDPRHPVRSPLSVVDVVLTGLTGTIELPMRWQASEDETAQAIELVDQVGLSSRRDALWPTLSQGERGRALIARALVAQPKLLLLDEPTTGLDVAAREQLLETIDDLAVSAPNVATVLVTHHLEELPVSTTHALVIAEGASVASGLADDVITSETISHAFAHPIRVGKHDGRWSARAVRRTFDPDAAAALSA encoded by the coding sequence ATGAACAGCCTGGTAATCAACCTGTCGGACGTCTCGTTCTCGCGCAATGGCAATCGCATTCTCTCCGATATATCGTTCGACGTGCGGGCCGGTGAGCACTGGGCGCTGCTCGGCCCTAATGGAGCGGGCAAGTCAACGATGCTCGGGTTCTGCGGCGCGCGGACGCACCCTACGTCCGGTGTCGTCGAAATTCTCGGCGAGCGACTCGGTCGTGTCGACATGCAGGAGCTGCGACGTGGCATCGGGCACGTCGACCCGCGGCATCCGGTTCGTTCTCCGCTCTCTGTCGTTGACGTCGTACTCACCGGTCTCACCGGTACCATCGAGCTGCCGATGAGGTGGCAGGCGTCGGAAGACGAGACGGCGCAGGCGATCGAGTTGGTCGACCAGGTAGGGCTCTCGTCTCGGCGTGACGCACTGTGGCCAACGCTCTCTCAGGGCGAACGGGGCCGCGCGCTCATTGCGCGTGCCCTGGTCGCACAGCCGAAGCTGCTTCTTCTCGACGAGCCGACAACAGGACTCGACGTGGCTGCTCGTGAGCAGCTTCTCGAGACCATCGACGATCTCGCCGTATCAGCGCCGAACGTCGCGACAGTGCTCGTCACCCACCACCTCGAGGAGCTCCCCGTGTCGACGACACATGCTCTCGTCATTGCCGAGGGAGCCAGTGTCGCGTCGGGGCTCGCCGACGACGTCATCACATCAGAGACCATCTCACATGCATTCGCGCACCCGATCCGGGTGGGCAAGCATGACGGGCGGTGGAGCGCCCGGGCCGTGCGCCGCACGTTCGATCCGGATGCCGCAGCAGCGCTGAGCGCGTAA
- a CDS encoding TetR/AcrR family transcriptional regulator has protein sequence MNVEEARERILAAAEELYYNKGYSAVGMDELRSAAGVSLRRLYALFPSKVDIITAVLHDKQSEWETNLTERVEAAPADPRERLLAIYSYLQDWFASDGFRGCAFINAFGELGGTHPQIATIVRDQKAAFQQYVSTLVRDLGAPDELAAQLSILAEGAQTTAAISADPAVAVQARSAAAVLIDSALRPA, from the coding sequence ATGAATGTAGAAGAGGCTCGTGAACGCATCCTTGCCGCGGCGGAAGAGTTGTATTACAACAAGGGGTACTCCGCGGTTGGCATGGACGAGTTGCGTTCCGCGGCAGGAGTGTCGTTGCGTCGCCTCTACGCACTCTTCCCGTCGAAGGTCGACATCATCACCGCTGTTCTGCACGACAAGCAAAGTGAATGGGAGACGAACCTGACCGAACGTGTCGAGGCGGCGCCTGCGGACCCACGCGAACGGCTTCTCGCCATCTACAGCTACCTTCAGGACTGGTTTGCATCCGACGGCTTTCGCGGCTGTGCATTCATCAACGCCTTTGGCGAACTCGGGGGAACACACCCGCAAATTGCGACAATCGTGCGAGACCAGAAGGCTGCGTTTCAGCAGTATGTCTCAACGCTCGTGCGCGACCTCGGCGCGCCCGATGAGCTTGCGGCACAGCTCTCCATCCTCGCCGAGGGAGCGCAGACGACGGCGGCGATCTCGGCGGATCCCGCCGTCGCCGTGCAGGCGCGTTCGGCGGCCGCGGTGCTTATCGACTCCGCACTGCGTCCCGCCTGA
- a CDS encoding NAD(P)-dependent alcohol dehydrogenase yields MTADPTMRAAVLTAFGSPDVLKIIDLPRPTNADDEVLVRVFATTVNGGELFAREGRASLITGTKFPQRMGIDFTGVIVNVGANVDDHAVGDRVWGILADDKFGAASEYVAVSPDVISLAPESVSLTEAASVLVGGVTALLALTSKAQLKPDERLLVRGANGGVGSVAVQLGRHLGARVTGIASTRNREFVAGLGAQHVHDYARDGALPSGPFDVVVDTVGADLHRSRRLLSRSGRMIAVALDFTHLLRSIWFVALSTVHGSRRIRFFRGKPSTEVLRHLAELVDAGAITPVVDTVHSLENVAQAHRALAAGGVRGKHVIEVVAV; encoded by the coding sequence ATGACCGCTGATCCAACTATGCGCGCCGCTGTGCTCACCGCGTTCGGTTCGCCAGATGTGCTGAAGATCATCGACCTGCCGCGACCGACAAACGCCGACGATGAGGTTCTCGTTCGGGTGTTTGCGACGACGGTTAACGGCGGCGAGCTCTTCGCGCGCGAAGGCCGGGCCTCACTCATAACAGGCACGAAGTTTCCTCAGCGCATGGGCATCGACTTCACCGGCGTGATCGTGAACGTCGGAGCCAATGTCGACGACCATGCCGTCGGTGACCGCGTCTGGGGGATTCTCGCTGATGACAAGTTCGGAGCAGCCTCCGAGTACGTTGCCGTCTCACCCGATGTCATCTCACTCGCTCCGGAATCAGTCTCACTGACCGAGGCGGCGAGCGTGCTCGTCGGCGGTGTGACTGCGCTCCTTGCACTCACCTCGAAGGCGCAGTTGAAACCAGACGAACGCCTACTCGTGCGCGGAGCGAACGGCGGTGTGGGCAGCGTCGCCGTGCAGCTCGGCCGACACCTGGGTGCGCGCGTCACAGGCATCGCGAGCACGCGCAATCGTGAGTTCGTCGCAGGGCTCGGCGCTCAGCACGTGCACGACTATGCCCGCGACGGCGCACTTCCATCTGGGCCGTTCGACGTCGTCGTCGATACCGTGGGCGCGGACCTACACCGCTCTCGCCGTTTGCTGTCGCGGAGTGGGCGCATGATCGCCGTGGCGCTCGACTTTACACACCTGCTGCGGAGCATCTGGTTCGTTGCACTCTCCACGGTGCACGGGTCTCGTCGCATACGGTTCTTTCGCGGCAAGCCGAGCACCGAGGTGCTTCGTCACCTCGCTGAGCTCGTGGATGCAGGGGCGATCACGCCCGTTGTCGACACCGTGCATTCGCTCGAGAACGTTGCTCAAGCTCACCGTGCGCTCGCGGCCGGCGGTGTCCGCGGCAAGCACGTGATCGAGGTGGTTGCGGTTTAG
- a CDS encoding ArsR/SmtB family transcription factor: protein MPPNEIDAELAAASGIPNLPIHLRDAEAIRVLAHPARQRVVNLLFADQLPHTSTQLSELTGLTPSAMSYHLRALEKAGLVERTESQTGDSRTRPWRASGTSIFIHGSEAEGVWEAQDALTSIAVSELRGRLQASRTISEEERDSYVGISESTLWLTDDEAAIYAQALQRAELELRRSGWANTPAPGRRLSRALFSLLPETDALHSEHPPE from the coding sequence ATGCCGCCCAATGAGATCGATGCCGAACTTGCTGCCGCGAGCGGCATACCGAACCTGCCGATTCATCTGCGAGACGCCGAGGCGATTCGCGTGCTCGCGCACCCCGCGCGACAGCGAGTGGTCAACCTGCTGTTCGCCGACCAATTGCCGCACACCTCAACACAACTCTCTGAGCTGACCGGCCTCACCCCCAGTGCCATGAGCTACCACCTGCGAGCGCTCGAGAAGGCCGGCCTCGTCGAACGGACAGAGTCGCAGACCGGCGACTCGCGAACGCGCCCATGGCGTGCGTCGGGAACGTCGATCTTCATTCACGGCAGCGAAGCCGAGGGGGTGTGGGAGGCACAGGATGCCCTCACGAGCATCGCCGTCTCAGAACTCCGCGGGCGCCTCCAGGCCAGTCGCACCATAAGCGAGGAGGAGAGGGACAGCTACGTCGGCATCAGCGAATCAACGCTGTGGCTCACCGACGATGAAGCCGCGATCTACGCTCAGGCTCTGCAGCGTGCGGAGCTCGAGCTCCGCCGTTCCGGGTGGGCGAACACGCCCGCACCCGGGCGCCGACTCAGCCGAGCATTGTTCTCGCTGCTCCCCGAAACAGACGCGCTGCATTCTGAGCATCCGCCCGAGTGA